The following coding sequences are from one Candidatus Nitronereus thalassa window:
- the lptB gene encoding LPS export ABC transporter ATP-binding protein → MQQPRVYAKQLRKSFKGREVVRGVSLEVEAGEIVGLLGPNGAGKTTIFDMVVGLCQPDHGQILLNRELITHLPMYQRARRGIGYLPQEASVFRRLSVEDNIMAVLETLRLSKGDRQARLDELLSELGLTNLRKNKAFTLSGGERRRLEITRALATNPSFLLLDEPFAGIDPIAVADIQEIIQSLKSKDIGILITDHNVQETLSITDRAYIINEGTILESGKPEAVVSSPQARALYLGERFKLS, encoded by the coding sequence ATGCAGCAGCCCCGTGTATATGCGAAGCAACTGAGAAAAAGTTTTAAGGGACGGGAAGTCGTCCGCGGGGTCTCCCTTGAGGTCGAGGCTGGAGAAATCGTTGGACTACTTGGGCCAAATGGAGCAGGGAAAACCACCATCTTTGATATGGTGGTTGGGTTATGTCAGCCGGATCATGGTCAAATTCTCCTGAACCGCGAGCTCATCACCCACCTTCCCATGTATCAGCGGGCTCGCCGAGGCATTGGGTATCTTCCTCAGGAAGCCTCGGTATTTCGGCGTTTGTCGGTAGAAGATAATATCATGGCCGTTTTAGAAACACTTCGCCTTTCAAAGGGGGATCGTCAGGCCAGGCTTGATGAATTATTGAGTGAGCTTGGGCTGACCAATCTTCGAAAAAATAAGGCCTTCACCTTATCAGGTGGAGAGCGGCGACGCCTCGAAATAACCAGAGCCCTCGCTACAAACCCGAGTTTTTTGTTGTTGGATGAACCCTTTGCGGGTATTGATCCCATAGCCGTGGCGGATATTCAAGAAATTATCCAATCCTTAAAAAGCAAGGATATTGGGATTCTTATTACCGATCATAATGTACAAGAAACCCTTTCCATAACGGATCGAGCCTATATAATTAACGAAGGCACGATCCTGGAGTCGGGAAAGCCCGAGGCGGTTGTAAGTAGTCCTCAAGCCAGGGCATTGTATTTGGGGGAACGTTTCAAGTTGTCATGA
- a CDS encoding LptA/OstA family protein produces the protein MSNPRRNLLSLSKVLLVIGVLWWGLFDAAGFAAPRNPTTITSGTMTAQGKSRKAIFEKSVVLTRDNMVIRADRMIVYFKKDSPGKSDKSSDDSFGQQVDVVDAQGHVIIEKEDGKATSGRAVYYKDEEKVVLTDSPVAWQNGTRVTGTKMTIFLKEERSIVEGGSRVVIEESEGEQ, from the coding sequence GTGTCCAATCCTCGTCGTAATCTCCTTTCCCTGTCAAAAGTCCTCTTGGTGATTGGGGTGCTATGGTGGGGGCTTTTTGATGCGGCCGGGTTTGCGGCACCACGCAATCCGACGACCATTACCTCTGGGACGATGACGGCCCAAGGAAAGTCCCGAAAGGCCATTTTTGAAAAGTCCGTGGTGCTCACGCGCGATAATATGGTAATCCGCGCTGATCGGATGATCGTGTATTTTAAAAAGGATAGCCCTGGGAAATCTGATAAGTCATCAGATGATTCTTTTGGACAACAAGTGGACGTGGTCGATGCTCAGGGGCATGTCATTATCGAGAAGGAAGATGGCAAGGCCACCAGTGGGCGAGCCGTGTACTATAAAGACGAAGAAAAAGTCGTGCTCACCGACTCACCGGTGGCATGGCAAAATGGAACCCGCGTGACGGGTACGAAGATGACGATTTTTTTAAAAGAAGAGCGTAGTATTGTGGAGGGGGGATCTCGCGTCGTTATTGAGGAATCGGAAGGTGAACAGTAG
- the lptC gene encoding LPS export ABC transporter periplasmic protein LptC, with protein sequence MSNRFLRWTLGGIILGLSVYLAYVVVGHMQTNAPPPSIALPELEEADAGMEGFVYRQTKDGMVQWEVAAQRAEVFEDKQEATLKEVQLRLFGQQGEEMMVDADEGVINTETKDFELRNRQDPIVIELKNGYTILTPHLHWIDANQEIRTPSPVTIQGNGLTITGVGLVGHLESEEFSVLDHVRVQSSS encoded by the coding sequence ATGTCCAACCGTTTTTTGCGATGGACGCTAGGTGGAATCATCCTGGGCCTTAGCGTGTATTTAGCGTATGTGGTCGTTGGTCATATGCAGACCAATGCGCCTCCCCCTTCCATTGCCTTACCAGAGCTTGAGGAAGCCGATGCTGGCATGGAAGGGTTTGTGTATCGTCAAACAAAAGATGGGATGGTGCAATGGGAAGTTGCCGCTCAGCGCGCCGAAGTATTTGAAGATAAACAAGAGGCGACCCTGAAAGAGGTGCAGTTACGATTGTTTGGACAGCAGGGCGAAGAAATGATGGTGGATGCCGATGAGGGGGTGATCAATACGGAAACCAAAGATTTTGAATTACGCAATCGACAAGATCCCATCGTCATCGAACTCAAAAATGGGTATACGATTCTTACCCCACACCTGCATTGGATTGACGCCAATCAAGAAATACGAACGCCAAGTCCAGTGACGATCCAAGGCAATGGTTTGACCATTACTGGGGTTGGTTTAGTGGGACACCTTGAATCAGAGGAGTTTTCAGTTCTAGATCATGTCCGTGTCCAATCCTCGTCGTAA
- the rplQ gene encoding 50S ribosomal protein L17, with protein sequence MRHRKSGRQLGRNTKHRHALFRNLVTSLIEHERIETTEAKAKEIRGLAEKMITLGKSGTLHARRQALSFIQQKTIVSKLFDDVAGRFHSRSGGYTRIIPTRRRPGDAAEMVALELVAREVSVKPEKESDTDAESDAEKK encoded by the coding sequence GTGCGGCACCGAAAAAGTGGTAGACAACTTGGACGAAACACCAAACATCGTCATGCCCTGTTCCGGAACTTAGTGACGTCGTTGATAGAACACGAACGGATTGAAACTACAGAGGCGAAAGCAAAGGAAATTCGCGGGCTAGCGGAGAAAATGATTACCTTAGGGAAGTCTGGTACGTTGCACGCCAGACGTCAGGCCTTGAGTTTCATTCAACAAAAGACCATTGTTTCCAAGCTGTTTGATGATGTGGCAGGGCGGTTCCACAGTCGTTCTGGTGGGTATACCAGAATTATTCCGACGAGGCGACGTCCTGGGGATGCCGCTGAAATGGTGGCGTTGGAATTGGTGGCGCGTGAAGTATCGGTGAAACCTGAGAAGGAATCTGATACTGATGCCGAATCTGATGCCGAGAAAAAGTAA